In Sphingobacterium sp. PCS056, the following proteins share a genomic window:
- a CDS encoding RelA/SpoT family protein: MKDYVIDIEAENKEIRKRYRALLRACKPTMQRGDKQMIRKAFDLALDSHKEMRRKSGEPYIFHPIAVAQIAAEEIGLGTTSIVCALLHDVVEDTNITLDEIEQMFGKKVRRIIDGLTKISGIFDPNSSMQAENFRKMLLTLADDVRVILIKLADRLHNMRTMEFMARDKQLKIASETSYLYAPLAHRLGLYAIKSELEDLSMKFTDPDTYKFIARKLNEKKAEREKFIADFIEPVQEILREQGISAQIFGRPKSIHSIWSKMRKKSIPFEEVYDLFAIRIVIDTDDEREKTECWKVYSIVTDLYRPNPDRLRDWVSSPKGNGYESLHTTVMGPRGQWVEVQIRTSRMNEIAEKGFAAHWKYKESNSDSGLDQWIKKIRDVLSNPEQNALDFVDDFKMNLFSDEIFIFTPKGALIQLPHEATALDFAFEIHSDIGATCIGAKVNHKLVPLSHVLQNGDQVEIITSTKQTPKEDWLNFVVTAKAKSKIRSSLKEERRRVAEDGKEILERKLKTLKITYNTDNINKIANFLKFSSSQDLFYNVAKGLVDIKQLREFVAHEKNNDATLSTQNTQFNNHIGGLVEKFNKKDQDTLLIGDDLQQIDYTLAPCCNPIPGDDVFGFLTVNDGIKIHRTSCPNASKLMANYGYRIMKARWTSKNDVSFLTGLRIVGIDDVGLVNKLTTVISQEFNVNIRSLSITSNEGIFEGNIMVFVNDIAQLESLMKTLKQVQGITTVSRYESES; this comes from the coding sequence ATGAAAGATTATGTGATTGATATAGAAGCAGAAAATAAAGAAATACGTAAAAGATACAGAGCATTACTACGCGCATGTAAACCAACGATGCAACGAGGCGACAAGCAGATGATCAGAAAAGCTTTTGATCTTGCTCTGGATAGCCACAAAGAAATGCGTCGAAAATCTGGCGAGCCTTATATTTTCCATCCAATAGCTGTAGCGCAAATCGCTGCAGAAGAAATTGGCTTAGGGACTACCTCGATTGTATGTGCCCTATTACACGATGTAGTTGAAGACACCAACATTACCCTTGATGAAATCGAGCAGATGTTTGGTAAAAAAGTACGTCGTATCATTGATGGATTGACAAAAATTTCAGGAATTTTTGATCCCAATAGCTCCATGCAAGCGGAAAATTTCCGTAAGATGTTGTTGACATTGGCCGATGACGTCCGCGTGATCTTGATCAAACTTGCCGATCGCCTCCACAATATGCGCACCATGGAGTTTATGGCTCGCGACAAGCAGCTCAAAATCGCTTCCGAGACCAGCTATTTATATGCACCACTCGCCCATCGCTTGGGTTTGTATGCCATTAAGTCCGAGCTCGAAGATCTCTCCATGAAATTTACCGATCCGGATACTTATAAGTTTATCGCACGCAAGCTCAATGAGAAAAAGGCCGAAAGGGAAAAATTCATTGCAGACTTTATCGAGCCGGTACAAGAAATATTACGCGAACAAGGCATCTCGGCACAGATCTTTGGTAGACCAAAATCCATCCATTCCATTTGGAGCAAAATGCGTAAAAAATCTATTCCTTTTGAAGAGGTTTATGATCTATTTGCTATTCGAATTGTCATCGATACAGATGATGAGCGCGAAAAAACGGAATGTTGGAAAGTCTATTCTATCGTTACTGACCTCTATCGTCCAAATCCTGATCGTTTAAGAGACTGGGTATCCTCTCCAAAAGGAAATGGATACGAATCGTTGCATACAACGGTCATGGGACCAAGAGGGCAATGGGTTGAAGTACAGATCAGAACCAGCCGTATGAATGAAATTGCGGAAAAAGGTTTTGCAGCACACTGGAAATACAAAGAGTCAAATTCCGATAGCGGACTAGACCAATGGATTAAAAAAATCAGAGATGTCTTAAGCAATCCTGAGCAAAATGCCTTGGATTTTGTCGATGACTTCAAGATGAATTTATTCTCAGATGAGATCTTTATTTTCACCCCAAAAGGAGCTTTAATTCAGCTTCCCCATGAGGCCACAGCTTTAGATTTTGCATTTGAGATCCATTCCGATATCGGAGCCACCTGTATTGGAGCAAAAGTCAACCATAAATTGGTACCACTCAGCCACGTGCTGCAAAATGGCGATCAAGTAGAGATCATCACTTCGACCAAGCAGACACCAAAAGAAGATTGGTTAAATTTTGTCGTTACAGCCAAAGCAAAATCAAAGATCCGCTCTTCTTTAAAAGAAGAAAGACGTCGCGTAGCCGAAGATGGAAAAGAAATTTTAGAACGCAAGCTGAAAACATTAAAAATTACGTACAATACGGACAATATTAATAAGATCGCTAACTTTCTAAAATTCTCCAGCTCTCAAGATCTGTTTTATAATGTAGCCAAAGGATTGGTCGATATCAAACAGTTACGAGAATTTGTTGCACATGAAAAAAACAACGATGCAACCTTAAGTACACAAAACACACAATTCAACAACCATATTGGTGGACTGGTCGAAAAATTTAACAAAAAAGACCAAGATACCCTATTAATTGGTGACGACCTGCAACAGATAGACTATACACTAGCTCCTTGTTGCAATCCCATACCCGGAGACGATGTATTTGGATTTTTAACCGTCAATGACGGTATCAAAATACACCGCACAAGCTGTCCAAATGCATCTAAATTGATGGCAAATTATGGTTATCGGATTATGAAGGCCAGATGGACCTCCAAAAATGATGTTTCCTTCTTAACCGGATTGCGTATAGTAGGGATCGACGATGTCGGCTTGGTCAATAAACTGACCACGGTGATTTCACAAGAGTTCAACGTCAATATACGTTCACTCAGTATCACGAGCAACGAAGGCATCTTTGAGGGTAACATTATGGTGTTTGTCAATGATATCGCACAATTGGAGAGCTTAATGAAAACCCTTAAACAAGTACAGGGCATCACAACTGTTTCGCGTTATGAATCTGAAAGTTAA